GGTCGTATCGCGCTCCTCGAGGGCGGCCGCGACGGTCTCGTTCTCGGCGGCGAGTTCGCGGATGACCGATGGCGGCCCCTCGATCGCTGCAGCGCCGCCCGGTCGAACGATGATCGTACTGTCGTCGCCGACCCCGCTGATCGCGTCGTCCATCGCGACGAGCGCGTCGGGATCGGTCACGTCGCCACGTATCAGTATCTGTGTTTGACTCCCCTCTCCGCGTTCGGCGAAGTTCGCGCCGAGATAGGCGGCGTCGTCGCTGATCGTGTACGTGTCCGGCGCCAGCGGCCCGGGGAGGGACTTAGCCCACTCGGGGGCGTCTTCGGGGAGGAAATCGGCCTGATTGAATTCCGTATCGATCGTCGTCGCGCCGTAGGCGCCGCCGGTCGCAAGCAAGAATCCGATCAGCACGACCGCAAGCGGCGCGCGGCGAGCGAGCGCTACGAATCGCGAGAGGACGCGGTTGACGACGCTCGTGCCCGTTCCGAACGGCTGTTTCGCTCGATTTCGTCCGAACCGGTTCTCGAGCACGTTGTCGACCTCGACCTTGAGCGCCGGGACGAGAACGGCGAAGGCGACGAACGTCGCGAGAATGCCGCCGGCGCTCAAGATTGCGAAGTCCTGAATCGCTGGCAGCGGACTGACCACGTTCGAGAGGAACCCGACGCCCGTCGAGACCGTCGCCGCCCCGAGCGCGAGGACGACGCCCGACAGTCCGAGCGTCATGCCGGCCCGCGTCCCGACGAGGCCGCCGTCCGACTCTCGTATGTGTTCCGTTTCCGTCCCGTTTCCCCCGTTCTCCGCCGCCAACGCTTCCGTCTCCTCGAGTTCCCCGGCTCTGGCCTCCCGATACCGCATCACGACGTGGAGCGCGTAGTCGATGCTCAGCCCGATCAGGAGGAAGGGGACGGCGATGAGCAGTTGACTCGAGGGGACCTCGAGCCAGCCCTGAATACCCGCGAGCCAGGCCATGACGACAGCGATGCCGAAGACCGCGATGAGTACGTCGACGATGTCCCGATACGTGACCGCGAGGACGCCGAGGACGAGCACGAGCGCGACGGGCGTGATGATCGCGAAGCTGTCGCCGACGGCGCTCGCGGAGGCCGCGTCCGTAACTCCCTGGCCGAAGAGGAACGCGTCGTCGAAGCGCTCATCGACCAGTCCGTCGATCGCGACCTGCGCGTCGTAGGCCGCCTGTGGCTCCTCGTCCGGGCCGCTGTCGTCGATCTGGAAAATGAAGGTGATTCGCGACTCGGCCTCGGTCTCGCCCGGTTCGTAGCTGGTCGGGAGGAACTCGTAGGCGTCCTCACCGCCCTGGTCGCTGTCGGGATCGAGCACGTCCGCGAGCAGCGCCTCGACCTCCTCGTCCGAGCGCGACTCGAGCGCCTCGATCATCTCCTCGAGCGTGGGCTCGCTCGTGTCGGGCGGGCCGTTCGCCTCCGCGGCCCGATCCTCGAACACCGCGCCGGTCGCGACGATGTTCTCGAGCCCGACGAACCCTTGGTCGTCGAGCGTCGCGTTCAGGTCGTCGTCTTCGCGTACCTCTTGTTGGAGGTACAGCCCCTCGAGCAGCGAGTCGCGAGTCAGGACGTCACCGCCCTCGTCGCGGACGACGAGTTGGGCGACGACACCGTCGTCGGTGCCGTAGGTTTCGTCGATCTCCGCTAAGGCCGCGGTTTCCTCGGAGTCGGTCTCGAAGTCGCCGATCTCGCCGTCCTCGCTCTCACCGATCACCGCGCCGGCCGCGACGACGGCGGTGAGCAACAAGACCAGTACGACGACGAGGCGGCTGTGTGAGACGACGAAATCCGCATACCGCTTCCCCAGTCCTTCGCTCATTGGCTCTCCGCCCCGCTCCTTTCTTCACGCCACGCGACTCGGTGGCAACGTGGAACGACGGCCCGCAGTCTCGCAGTCATTGCAGCGTGTTCGGACCGGGAGAGCCATAGGGGTTCGGGTCGAAACCGATGTTGTATAATCCGATACCGATTATGAACACGGATACCGACCGCGAACGCGGCGTGCTCAGCCCGGCCGACCGAGCCTACCTGCTGGGCGACCGGGAGATGGGCCACGAGCAGTCGAAGCGAAACGCCGAAGCGCGCATCCGACGCCGGATTCACGCGGCCGTCGTCGATTTCGATCTTCTCCTCCACACGCTGCCCGAGAAGGACCGAAAGCAGGTGTTCGAGCGAACGACCACCGACGAGGCGTTTCTGGACGGACTCCGGGCGATGTTCGCCTTCGTCTACCTCGGAACCGAGCGGTACGGCGTCGGCTTCGAGGAGATCCTCATACCTGCCGTCAGAAGCTCCGAAGAGTACTTCGCCGCGACCGACCGGGACGAAACCGTCTCCGTCGACGTGCGTTTCGACGTCGAAACGACGGTCGAATCGTCGCTCGAGGGGATCACCGCGCGGCTGGACGCGGGCGACCCGGTGACGCCGCGAGAGCTGTTTTCGATCGTCATGCAGGGGACGTACGACGCGACCCAACACGACCGCATTCGCGTGATCAGCGTCGACGGCGACAAGAGCGGACCGTCGCTCGAGCGACTGGCGACCTACCTCGACGGCGACCTCGAGCGCGTTTCGGACGGGATCGCGGTTATTCGCCTGGGGGAGTAGGGTCGTTCGCGGCTTCCGTCGGAGACTCGAGCCGCTGGACGACGACCGCGAAGGGATCGTAGCCGCCCTCGAGTGCGAGTCGCGCGAACCGGCTCCAGCCACGAGCGAGCGCGTTGAGGACGTGGAACGTGCCGAAGAGTAGCACGAAACCGAGTACCGCGACCGCGAGCGCCTGTGAGAGTGTCGTGATCTCCCAGTAGCCGACGGTGAAGACGGCGTCGACGCTGACAAGGAGGTAGTCCCAACCGAGATGTAGCGTCTGGTGGATCTCGGGTGCGCGATCCGACATTGTGCCGACGTACAGTCCCGGCTGGTCGTAGTAGAGCGGGACGGTGAGCATGGCAATCGCGGTCGACAAGCCGGTACCGACGAGCACGAACGAGACGACACCGAGCACGAATTTCACGGGGAGATACAGCACCGACGTCCACGTCTTCCGGTGAGTCGCGAGCGACCGAATCTGCTTGGCGTGCGTGTCCCCGTCGGGGCTGGTCCGCGGCTCGATATCGACATCCAGCAGCGCGGCCGTCAGCCAGCGATCGAAGCCGGCGAGCGCGAGCGAGGCGACGACCACGGCGGCCAGTAGTGGAACCCCAACGAGGATAATCGAGAGTCCGATGCCGAGTGAAACCCCCGTCACGACGAACACGAAGTAGGCGATGCCCAGCGGAAAGGCGAGCAACAGATAGGTCAGATTCAGGTACGTCCGGCGCTGGAACGGCACCGCGACGAATCGCTTGAGTCCCGCCGCCGCTCGTCCGAGGTGGCCGTCGGTGAGTGTCGTCGCGGTGCGCGCCATCCGGTCGTGAGTGCTCTCCGCGAAAAAATAAACGTTCGCCATCTGACGAAACGGGGTCGAATGCACCGCGACCCCCCGCCGTTCTCCTCGCGATCATGACAGCGGCGACACGTCGACCCCACCTGTCGTCGTCTCGAGTTGCAGCGTCGGTCCGCCGTCGCCCAGCGTTCCTGTCACGAGGTCGTCCTCGCGCGTCTCGTCGGTCAACTCGAGGCCGGTGACGTCGACCCCGCCCGTGGTGGTACTCGCGTGGAGTTCGGCGTCGAGACCCGGATCGACGGTGGCGGAGACGCTGCCGGTCGTCGTGCTGATCGTCGTATCGCCGTCGATCGCGGGCACGTCGGTCTCGACCCTGCCCGTGGTCGTGTGGATGTCCGCGACCCCCTCGACGTCGCGGATCTCGACCTCGCCGGTACTCGACTGCACGCCGACTGTCCCGTCGACGTTCGAGACATCGATCTCTCCCGTCGTCGCCTCGATCGTCGGATCGCCCGTCACGTCCGCCACCTTGACGCGGCCGACGCTCGCCTCGATTCGCTCGACCGCCAGTGCCTCGGGGATCTCGAGATCGAGGTTCATCGTTGGCTGGCTCTCGAACCAGCCGACGCTGCCCGTCCACTCTGAGCGGATCTCGAGGGTATCGCCGTCGATTTCGGTTCGGAGTTCGAGCTCCTCGAGGTCGGTTCTGATCGAACTCGCCTGTTTCTCGATGTCGAGGGCGATGTCGTCGCGATCGGTACCGACAACCGTGATCTCGCCCACG
Above is a window of Natronorubrum tibetense GA33 DNA encoding:
- a CDS encoding efflux RND transporter permease subunit; this translates as MSEGLGKRYADFVVSHSRLVVVLVLLLTAVVAAGAVIGESEDGEIGDFETDSEETAALAEIDETYGTDDGVVAQLVVRDEGGDVLTRDSLLEGLYLQQEVREDDDLNATLDDQGFVGLENIVATGAVFEDRAAEANGPPDTSEPTLEEMIEALESRSDEEVEALLADVLDPDSDQGGEDAYEFLPTSYEPGETEAESRITFIFQIDDSGPDEEPQAAYDAQVAIDGLVDERFDDAFLFGQGVTDAASASAVGDSFAIITPVALVLVLGVLAVTYRDIVDVLIAVFGIAVVMAWLAGIQGWLEVPSSQLLIAVPFLLIGLSIDYALHVVMRYREARAGELEETEALAAENGGNGTETEHIRESDGGLVGTRAGMTLGLSGVVLALGAATVSTGVGFLSNVVSPLPAIQDFAILSAGGILATFVAFAVLVPALKVEVDNVLENRFGRNRAKQPFGTGTSVVNRVLSRFVALARRAPLAVVLIGFLLATGGAYGATTIDTEFNQADFLPEDAPEWAKSLPGPLAPDTYTISDDAAYLGANFAERGEGSQTQILIRGDVTDPDALVAMDDAISGVGDDSTIIVRPGGAAAIEGPPSVIRELAAENETVAAALEERDTTGDDLPNEDVDGFYDVLFDVDSDRASEVIYRTDDGSYETSRLLVSVQGDAAAQTVADDTRDLAAAIQSNGPVTAVAAGGPVTTAVVQDALLETLVQAFAITLVVILTFLTVLYWVRHRALSLGAVTLAPVVAALAWLLGAMALLDLPFNSETAVITSLAIGLGVDYSIHVGERFIAEREERESLEETLAATITGTGGALLGSAATTAAGFGVLALALAPPLQRFGLVTGMSIIFAFIACLTVLPCLLVLRERVLARAG
- a CDS encoding sensor domain-containing protein — its product is MARTATTLTDGHLGRAAAGLKRFVAVPFQRRTYLNLTYLLLAFPLGIAYFVFVVTGVSLGIGLSIILVGVPLLAAVVVASLALAGFDRWLTAALLDVDIEPRTSPDGDTHAKQIRSLATHRKTWTSVLYLPVKFVLGVVSFVLVGTGLSTAIAMLTVPLYYDQPGLYVGTMSDRAPEIHQTLHLGWDYLLVSVDAVFTVGYWEITTLSQALAVAVLGFVLLFGTFHVLNALARGWSRFARLALEGGYDPFAVVVQRLESPTEAANDPTPPGE
- a CDS encoding DUF4097 family beta strand repeat-containing protein encodes the protein MSAQTSRRTLFGAAGASLLSALAGCSGMTPLVGRRIEDHETLSSADADRLAVFGSVGEITVVGTDRDDIALDIEKQASSIRTDLEELELRTEIDGDTLEIRSEWTGSVGWFESQPTMNLDLEIPEALAVERIEASVGRVKVADVTGDPTIEATTGEIDVSNVDGTVGVQSSTGEVEIRDVEGVADIHTTTGRVETDVPAIDGDTTISTTTGSVSATVDPGLDAELHASTTTGGVDVTGLELTDETREDDLVTGTLGDGGPTLQLETTTGGVDVSPLS